Proteins found in one Pempheris klunzingeri isolate RE-2024b chromosome 6, fPemKlu1.hap1, whole genome shotgun sequence genomic segment:
- the uqcrh gene encoding cytochrome b-c1 complex subunit 6, mitochondrial isoform X1: MVFEEKMIMNGEPDDEEEEEEEEEEEEDMVDPLETMRQKCEEAEHCVHTRERLEQCETRVGSRSLTAEDCTEELFDFLHARDHCVSHKLFHSVK; encoded by the exons ATGGTTTTCGAGGAGAAAATGATCATGAACGGAGAGCCCGATGAT gaggaggaagaagaggaggaggaggaggaagaagaagacatGGTG GATCCTCTTGAAACGATGCGACAGAAGTGTGAAGAGGCAGAGCACTGCGTTCACACTCGGGAACGCCTGGAGCAGTGTGAGACCAGAGTTGGCTCTCGGTCTTTGACGGCCGAGGATTGTACCGAGgagctgtttgacttcctgcatGCCCGGGACCACTGT GTGTCACACAAACTGTTCCACTCCGTCAAATGA
- the uqcrh gene encoding cytochrome b-c1 complex subunit 6, mitochondrial isoform X3, producing MVFEEKMIMNGEPDDEEEEEEEEEEDMVDPLETMRQKCEEAEHCVHTRERLEQCETRVGSRSLTAEDCTEELFDFLHARDHCVSHKLFHSVK from the exons ATGGTTTTCGAGGAGAAAATGATCATGAACGGAGAGCCCGATGAT gaagaagaggaggaggaggaggaagaagaagacatGGTG GATCCTCTTGAAACGATGCGACAGAAGTGTGAAGAGGCAGAGCACTGCGTTCACACTCGGGAACGCCTGGAGCAGTGTGAGACCAGAGTTGGCTCTCGGTCTTTGACGGCCGAGGATTGTACCGAGgagctgtttgacttcctgcatGCCCGGGACCACTGT GTGTCACACAAACTGTTCCACTCCGTCAAATGA
- the faah gene encoding fatty-acid amide hydrolase 1, with protein sequence MENLKQLLQAEELQNWSAALLTAAACGVGALLVLLRRLRSSREATAKIQRARDRRAESLQRAEQAVLRYKQSHPVTNSALILTLSLSELTQQLQEGSLSPEEVFYSYMEKTLDVNKQLNCCTEILLESFEQLKTVASNKEGLLYGVPVSIKENIHYKNHDSSCGVVINLDKPAQKDSVVVEVLKRQGAIPFVKTNLPQGLLNYDCSNPIYGQTLNPHNHQKTSGGSSGGEGALIGGGGSVLGIGSDIGGSIRIPASFCGICGFKPTSGRTSSQDIKPIYRGQKSVLSSSGPMARDVDSLALCMKALLCNHMFSLDPTVPPMPFDTEIYQSSKPLRIGYLENDGYTQPSPSMARGVREVKALLEQAGHTLVPYTPLRINEIVTELLVKGVLADGATNLLQKLEGGPVDPCLTAQVYPYYIPNWFKKVLSFLLKPLSPRGSAIFDATAGIGSISNLWKQHAAVEDYISETVAEWRRCNIDVLLCPIIGPAYNFFYCGKVTQVLSYTMTYNLLNFPAGVVPVSTVTTEDEEELRHYKGIYQDRWDRMFKEAVSGGEGLPVAVQCIALPWQDELCLRFMKEVEQLVKQSRE encoded by the exons ATGGAGAACCTGAAGCAGCTTCTCCAGGCGGAGGAGCTCCAAAACTGGAGCGCTGCGCTGCTCACGGCGGCGGCCTGCGGGGTGGGAgctctgctggtgctgctgaggaggctCCGCAGCAGCCGAGAGGCGACGGCGAAGATCCAGAGAGCCAGAGACCGGAGGGCTGAGAGCCTGCAGCGGGCGGAACAGGCTGTGCTCCGGTACAAGCAGTCG CATCCAGTGACCAACTCTGCTCTCATCTTGACGCTGTCCCTGTCCGAGttgacacagcagctgcaggagggaTCGCTGAGCCCCGAGGAAGTGTTCTACTCTTACATGGAAAAG ACTCtggatgtaaacaaacagcTCAACTGCTGCACAGAGATCTTACTGGAGAGTTTCGAACAGCTCAAAACTGTTGCCTCCAACAAGGAAGGTCTGTTGTATGGTGTTCCAGTCAGCATCAAAGAAAACATTCACTACAAG aATCATGACTCTTCTTGTGGTGTGGTCATTAATTTGGACAAGCCCGCCCAGAAGGACAGCGTCGTTGTTGAAGTTCTGAAGAGACAAGGAGCTATTCCCTTTGTGAAAACCAATCTGCCCCAAGGCCTGTTAAA TTATGACTGCAGTAACCCCATCTATGGGCAGACCCTGAACCCTCACAACCACCAGAAGACCTCTGGAGGTTCGTCCGGTGGGGAGGGTGCTCTCATCGGGGGAGGAGGCTCCGTGCTTGGCATAGGCAGTGATATAGGTGGTAGCATCCGTATTCCTGCTTCATTCTGTGGAATCTGTGGCTTTAAGCCAACATCAGGTCGAACAAG TTCACAGGATATAAAGCCCATTTATCGAGGGCAAAAGTCTG TGCTGTCATCCTCCGGACCAATGGCGAGGGATGTGGACAGTCTGGCTCTGTGTATGAAGGCTCTGCTCTGCAACCACATGTTTTCCCTGGACCCCACTGTTCCACCCATGCCTTTTGATACTGAG ATATACCAGAGCTCCAAACCTCTGAGGATTGGCTACCTAGAAAACGATGGCTACACCCAACCGTCTCCGAGCATGGCCCGAGGCGTGAGAGAGGTCAAAGCTCTGCTGGAGCAAGCAGGGCACACT TTGGTGCCCTATACTCCTCTGAGGATCAATGAAATTGTCACTGAACTGTTGGTAAAGGGTGTCTTAGCAGATGGAGCTACCAACCTGCTGCAAAAACT GGAGGGGGGGCCTGTGGACCCCTGCCTGACTGCACAGGTCTACCCTTACTATATTCCTAACTGGTTCAAGAAAGTCCTCTCATTCCTGCTCAAGCCCCTG TCTCCTCGAGGCTCTGCCATATTCGATGCTACCGCTGGAATTGG atCCATTTCAAATCTGTGGAAGCAGCATGCTGCTGTTGAG gaCTACATCAGTGAAACAGTAGCAGAATGGAGAAGATGCAACATAGACGTGCTGCTTTGCCCTATTATCGGACCGGCCTACAACTTTTTTTACTGCGGCAAGGTTACCC AGGTTCTCAGCTACACGATGACCTACAATCTCCTCAACTTTCCTGCTggtgttgttcctgtttccacGGTGACgacagaggatgaagaggagctcAGGCACTATAAAGGCATTTATCAGGACCGCTGGGACAGGATGTtcaaagag gctgtgtCTGGAGGCGAGGGTCTGCCCGTGGCGGTGCAGTGTATCGCTCTGCCGTGGCAGGATGAGCTCTGCCTGCGCTTCATGAAGGAAGTAGAACAACTGgtcaaacagagcagagagtaA
- the uqcrh gene encoding cytochrome b-c1 complex subunit 6, mitochondrial isoform X2, with protein sequence MVFEEKMIMNGEPDDEEEEEEEEEEEDMVDPLETMRQKCEEAEHCVHTRERLEQCETRVGSRSLTAEDCTEELFDFLHARDHCVSHKLFHSVK encoded by the exons ATGGTTTTCGAGGAGAAAATGATCATGAACGGAGAGCCCGATGAT gaggaagaagaggaggaggaggaggaagaagaagacatGGTG GATCCTCTTGAAACGATGCGACAGAAGTGTGAAGAGGCAGAGCACTGCGTTCACACTCGGGAACGCCTGGAGCAGTGTGAGACCAGAGTTGGCTCTCGGTCTTTGACGGCCGAGGATTGTACCGAGgagctgtttgacttcctgcatGCCCGGGACCACTGT GTGTCACACAAACTGTTCCACTCCGTCAAATGA